The Roseibium sp. Sym1 nucleotide sequence ACTCGGTCATCTTGCCGAGCGCGCCGATCATGGCGAGGTTCATCATGGACCGGGTCTTGGCGTCGATGACCTCGTCGCCCCAGCCGAACCCCCAGCACCAGGCGGTCATGGCCTCCTGGAACGGCTTGGAGAAGTCGTCGGCGGCCGCGAGGTTGTTCTCGACATAAGCGTCCCCGAGGGTTGCCTTGCGCTGCGCGAGGCCTTTCTCGTAAAGGTCCTGATCCATAAACATTTCCTTCCTGGTCTGAAATGCATGCATGCGCATGGCACAGCTTGCGGCCGACCCTAGCCCGTTTTGCCGAAACCACCGAAGAATGTTTTTATGGGGCTGAGAGAAACCCTTCGGGAACGGGAAGACCGCGGGTCTTTTCGCTCAAAAGCCTTATCAGGAGGGTGGAAGCAAACGCTTAGGAACTCGGGGTCAGAAATGATGTTCATGGGCAGGGTCTGTGCCGGTGTCCTGTTTGCCCTGTTGGCCTTGCCGATCGGGCCTGGCACGGCGTGGGCCGTGCAGGCCGTTCCGGAATGGGCACAAGCGGATGGAAGGGCAGACTGTCTGCCGGGGCTTCCGGAAAAAATCGGACAGATGATCCTGGTCGGATTTCCGGGCGATACGCCCCGCCATGCCGGGTTCCGGCGGGTGCGGGAGCAGCTCCGCTCCGGGGAAATCGGCGGTGTACTTTATCTCGGGCGAAACCTCCGGAACCGGGCGACGGTGCGCCGGATGAATGCCGGCCTGGTCTCCGTGGCCCCGGCCCGCCTGCCACCCCTGATCGCGATCGACCAGGAAGGCGGGGTGGTCCAGCGCCTGAAGCGGCGTCACGGATTTCCGCAAACGGTGTCCGCGAAGCGCATGGCGCGCCGCAAGAGCGCGGCCGAAGCGGCAACGGCCTATGGTGCTCTCGCCGAAGGGCTGTCCGACTGGGGCTTCACACTGAACCTCGGCCCTGTCGTGGATGTCGATACCAACCCGCGCAATCCGATCATCGGCCGGCTGGAGCGCTCCTTCTCGGCCGACCCGCATCAGGTCGCTGACTACGGGGCCGCCTTTGTCGAGGCGCACAGGCAGCATGGTGTCCTGACGGCGCTGAAGCATTTTCCGGGGCACGGATCCAGCCGGCGGGACAGCCACAGGGGCGCGGTCGACGTCTCCAGGACCTGGACCGAAAAGGAACTGGAGCCTTTCCGGCGGCTGATCGCCGATGACAAGGCCGACCTGATCATGACCGCGCATGTGGTCAATCGTGCGCTTCGGCCGCCGGGGGACGCCATGCCGGTGTCCCTGTCCAAACCGGCGCTGACGGAGGTTCTGCGCGACGAGCTCGGTTTTGCCGGCGTGATCATGTCCGACGACCTGCAGATGGACGCGATCCGCCGGAGTTTCTCGCTGGAGGAGGCCGTCTTGCGCGCGGTCGGTGCCGGTACCGACATTCTTGTCTTTGCCAATGACAAGCGGCCGGACCCGGACATCCCGGCCAAGGTGGCCGCGATCCTGATCAGCGAGGCCCGGACGGATCCGGTGCTCGCGCAAAAGATCGACGCGGCGTATGGACGGATACAGGCGCTCAAGAGCCGGCTCATCGCAGAGCCCTTGCGGGCACGGGTCCATCCCGAAGGCGGGCCCGGCGAGAGCGTGCCGGACCGGCAAGAGTGTGCGCTGGCGCCGGCTCAGTAGAGCCAGCGCGGCAGGAAGGTGGCGATCAGCGGGAACAGCCACAGGATCGCGACGGCGACGATCTGCAGGGCGATGAACGGCACCACGCCGCGATAGATCTGTCCCGTGGTGATTTCCTTCGGCGCCGCGCCGCGCAGGTAGAACAGCGAGAAGCCGAAAGGCGGGGTCAGGAACGAGGTCTGCAGGTTGATCGCGATCAGCACCGTCAGCCAGATCGGGTCGATGCCCATCAGGATCAGCGGCGGGATCAGGACCGGCAGCAGGATCACCGAGATCTCGACAAAGTCGAGAAAGAAGCCGAGCACGAAGACGAACAGCATCGCGAAGATCAGCGCGCCGGTCGGCCCGCCGGGCATCTCGTTCAGGATGGCATGCACCCGGTCCTCGCCGCCGAGGCCGACAAAGACCAGCGAGAAGAAACTCGCCATCAGGATGGTGGCGAAGATCATCGAGGTGACGGTCAGCGTCGACATCAGCGAGGCTTTCAGCAACCCGTCGGAAAAGGCCGCCTTCAGGATGCGCAAGACGACCCCGAGTGCGAAGAGGGCGAGCCCGGCATAGATCGCGGCAAGCACGTAACCGCCCGCGGAGATGTCGGAACGCTGCAGGCGCACCGGCAGCACCGAGGCGGCAACCGCCAGGATCAGCAGGGCGGTGGTGGCCAGAACGATCAGCTTCGTG carries:
- a CDS encoding carboxymuconolactone decarboxylase family protein yields the protein MDQDLYEKGLAQRKATLGDAYVENNLAAADDFSKPFQEAMTAWCWGFGWGDEVIDAKTRSMMNLAMIGALGKMTEWEVHCKGALNNGVSREELRAIIHVVGIYCGVPQALECFRVAKKVLDGHDAPA
- a CDS encoding glycoside hydrolase family 3 protein, translating into MMFMGRVCAGVLFALLALPIGPGTAWAVQAVPEWAQADGRADCLPGLPEKIGQMILVGFPGDTPRHAGFRRVREQLRSGEIGGVLYLGRNLRNRATVRRMNAGLVSVAPARLPPLIAIDQEGGVVQRLKRRHGFPQTVSAKRMARRKSAAEAATAYGALAEGLSDWGFTLNLGPVVDVDTNPRNPIIGRLERSFSADPHQVADYGAAFVEAHRQHGVLTALKHFPGHGSSRRDSHRGAVDVSRTWTEKELEPFRRLIADDKADLIMTAHVVNRALRPPGDAMPVSLSKPALTEVLRDELGFAGVIMSDDLQMDAIRRSFSLEEAVLRAVGAGTDILVFANDKRPDPDIPAKVAAILISEARTDPVLAQKIDAAYGRIQALKSRLIAEPLRARVHPEGGPGESVPDRQECALAPAQ